In the genome of Syntrophales bacterium, the window CGGCACAACGGGTGACAATCCGCATTACCTATCCCAACTCCTGTTCGCTCAAATACGACGAGCTCGGTCTGAAACTGCGCGCTATGCTGGTGAGCTCCGGGATTGAACCCAAGGAACCGGAGGAGTGCGCTGAGTGACGGAATGCTGTGATCATATGACGCCGATTAATATTCTGTCTGAGCTTTTGGAGCGGTTGGGCGCATGCAATGGCATTGCAATCCCGGTCAGTGCCGAAGAATTGCACCAATGGCCACTTGAAGCAGTCAAGGCCATGAAAACACAGAGATTGATTGTGAAAGCGCGGCCGGCAACAAGCGCGACATGTCCGGGCTGTGAACACAATTGTGTGATGCCAGTTCATACCCTTCCCGCAACGGCAGGCCACCCGTCTTCATTTATCGTTTGCGATAAGCGGAGCGATATTAACCGGGTGGCTGTTTCCTCCGAAAGATTAATCCAATGGCAATGCAGCGCTGATTTGGTATCCGAGCTTGTCGCATCGAGTCTTGACCTGCGACGCCAGGCCAGGCAAGTGAATAGTGCGGGCCGATGGGAGATTGGCATTGTGTTCGGAGATAAGCGTAGCCAGATGTTATGCCTCGAAGCTTCCGGCACATTGGCCCTGGTAGCCGGAAGCAACATGGTTCCGTTAGTAGAGTTCATTGAATTTCACGATGGCGCGTATTCGCTCGATACTGCTCAGGCCCGACGGCTGGTTGATGCCGCTTCCACGGCAGATAACCGATACACTCCAAGCGACGTTAAGCGCGAAGCGCGCAAGCTGGATACACAAGCGATGTATGAAAGCTGGCGGAAGGAATATCGTGCATTGCGCAAAAGACGCCCTGGGATGTCCGACGTTTGGTACTCACTGCAGATTGCCAAAATGGATATTGCCCGTGGTCGGGACAACGAAACCATCCGTAAACAGATGAAAAAATAATTCATCATGGTAGGGATTACTTCCTGAAGCGCTCATATTGGGCTATCTATTTTAAAACAAAATTTCGCAGAAAATTGATAAATCCAAAAAAAGTTGGGCGGAATCTTTTCGCCCAACTCCACCTTACGGTAAACCACTGATTTTCTGACACTCTTAATAGTGAAATCTCAATTGCGCCTATTCTGGCGCACTGATCCTTAAAGCCTCAAATATTTGATATTGCAAGGAATGGATCATCCAAGGCGGGCCTTGCCCGGGTATTGTATCGCCCAAATCGCCCATTTACGCTTCGTCTAAAGATTTCCAATACTCGTCAAGGAGGTTTGAAGATGAAGCGTACCATACTGAGAATCCCAGCCGTCAAATTTGCATCGGGGCTTTCCCGCTCCACCATTTATCTGCGGATTTCACAAGGGTTATGGACAAAACCGGTCTCCCTCGGCCCTCGGGCGGTCGGGTGGCCCTCCGACGAAGTAGCAACTATCAACGCGGCGCGCATTGCCGGGGACACAGATGACGAAATCCGTGTTCTGGTGGTAAAGCTGGAAACGGCCCGTAAAGAGGCGAAGGAATGGGAGCGATGAGAAGACGTCACCCCAACCACCGTCTTGTAAAAATCCACCGTACCTACACGGTGGAAGAGATCGCCAACCTGTTTGGAGTTCACAAAAATACCGTGCGCCACTGGGTCAAGGACGGTCTAACCACCACCGATGACAAACGCCCGATGCTGATTCTTGGTCATGTCCTGGTGGCATTTCTTCAGGCTCGCCGTCTGAAAAACAAGCAGCCTTGTAAACCAGGGGAACTCTATTGCGTCCGCTGTCGCGCCCCCAAATCGCCTGCCGGCAACATGGCGGACTATTCCCCCATTACCGAGAAATTCGGCAACCTCGTTGCCATCTGCCCAGACTGCAATACCTTGATGAACCGGCACGTCAGCTTGGCCAAAATCGGGGAGTTTGACGGGAAAGTGGACATCAGCTTCCCGGAAGCACTTCGACGATTAAGAGAGAGTCTTTACCCTTACTCAAAATTGTTGAATAACAGTGGTCTATCTATAATCCATCCCACCCCCTTCATCTTCATAACATCCCAATATTACAAGATATCTACAGAAGCTTATTACGTTGTGCCAGCAGGCCTCCACCTGCCCAGCAATTATCAAGTCCACTCACACTCCGAAATAACCGCCCCTGTTCTAAAAACAGATCCCTCAAATTGCAAGAATAATCTTAGCCATAATCATGGATCGAGGTTTTTGTTTTATCTTTTAATCAAGAAGAAACAACAACAACAACTCTCAAGACAACTCCCTAAAAAAGCGCTTTTTAAAAACTCCAGTAGTCGTAGTAGTAGTCTAATATGTAGTCTAATACTTGTCCAGTTTGGGAGACCCACGCCACCAAAGGGCCAGCGGGCATATTCTATTCTCAGATACCACGCTTTCTATTCTCAGATACCACGCTTTCTGTTCTCAGCAAAGGAGATTCAAAATATGAAAGAACTTGTTAAGCAGGATATCAACTTTTACGAATACCCCGTCTGGTTTCAAGACCAGAAAGAGGCGGGGGCGGGATTAGTATGGACTGACCGCAAGGGGTTCACCTACAGGGTTGGATACAAAGCACCCACCAGGACAGACATAATATTTCTTTACCATCTCATGCTCCAGTCTCAACAGGCGGGGTGGAAAGAGGAGCTAACCCTGACACAACGTGAGATATTGAGGGGATGTGGGATTGCGCCGGGAAAAAAATGGGCAGACCGGCTCAAGGACAGCTTAGAGCGCTGGAAGATGGTGGGAATAAAGTTTACCGGTACATTCTATGACGGCAAAGATTACCAGACTATGAACTTCGGCATCATAGACGAATGGGATCTGGAAAAAGGCACAGGGCATCTCAATATCAGATTTGCCCCTAAATGGCTTGAACAGATAAAGAACTCTAATTATTTTCGGTATATTGACTTTCAGCAAATGAAGTCGCTCGGTTCTCCCCTGGCAGTACGACTCTATGAAATCCTGATTAAATCATTCCAGGGGCGCAATGAATGGAGCATTAATGCGCTAAAACTCTCAGCCAAGATACCGATGAAACAAAAATATGTAGCCGTTATTAT includes:
- a CDS encoding AlpA family phage regulatory protein, whose translation is MKRTILRIPAVKFASGLSRSTIYLRISQGLWTKPVSLGPRAVGWPSDEVATINAARIAGDTDDEIRVLVVKLETARKEAKEWER
- a CDS encoding RepB family plasmid replication initiator protein, whose product is MGAMRRRHPNHRLVKIHRTYTVEEIANLFGVHKNTVRHWVKDGLTTTDDKRPMLILGHVLVAFLQARRLKNKQPCKPGELYCVRCRAPKSPAGNMADYSPITEKFGNLVAICPDCNTLMNRHVSLAKIGEFDGKVDISFPEALRRLRESLYPYSKLLNNSGLSIIHPTPFIFITSQYYKISTEAYYVVPAGLHLPSNYQVHSHSEITAPVLKTDPSNCKNNLSHNHGSRFLFYLLIKKKQQQQLSRQLPKKALFKNSSSRSSSLICSLILVQFGRPTPPKGQRAYSILRYHAFYSQIPRFLFSAKEIQNMKELVKQDINFYEYPVWFQDQKEAGAGLVWTDRKGFTYRVGYKAPTRTDIIFLYHLMLQSQQAGWKEELTLTQREILRGCGIAPGKKWADRLKDSLERWKMVGIKFTGTFYDGKDYQTMNFGIIDEWDLEKGTGHLNIRFAPKWLEQIKNSNYFRYIDFQQMKSLGSPLAVRLYEILIKSFQGRNEWSINALKLSAKIPMKQKYVAVIIPRITTAVDTINAKTSLNLTLQTKRPKRGQAIFTFRKSKASKPSKPEKTAPPQSCATEITEAQVENCEALIALLPEQHREKNTIHELVAKALDKHGFEYVKQNILYANETAGKSYRVYLTKSILNNWGKEWQEDKNQEDEHKQHRKAAKQVEADKMREEERLHLSVREHIRVMPQEKINQLRSRAYEELTEPEKRLDSTILSACVKAKMRSLVAREISDQLNGNNQSFAAGN